TGGGCTGCTCCACCAACACCGTGCTGCACCTGCCGGCCATCTTCAGCGAGGCCGGGCTGGCCCTGACCCTGGACATCTTCGACGAGGTCAGCGCGCGCACGCCCAATCTGTGCAAGCTCTCCCCGGCGGGCCCGCACCATATCGACCAGTTGCACCGCGCCGGGGGCATCCCCGCCGTGATGAGCGAGCTGGCCAAGCGCGACCTGCTGCACCTGGACGCCATGACCGTCACCGGCCAGACCCTGGGCGAGAACCTGCGCGACCTCTCCGCCGTGGTGCGCGACCCCGAGGTCATCCGGCCCATCGACAAGCCCTACTCCCCGCGCGGGGGCATCGCCGTGCTGCGCGGCTCCCTGGCGCCCGGCGGCGCGGTGGTCAAGCAGTCCGCCGTGGCCCCGGAGATGATGCGCCGCACCGGCCCGGCCCGGGTCTTCGACTCCGAGGCCCTGGCCAGCGAGGCCATCCTCGGCGGGGCCATCAAGCCCGGCGACGTGATCATCATCCGCTACGAAGGCCCGCGCGGCGGCCCGGGCATGCGCGAAATGCTCTCGCCCACGGCCAACATCGCGGGCATGGGCCTGGGCGAATCCGTGGCGCTCATCACCGACGGGCGCTTCTCGGGCGGCACGCGCGGCGCGGCCATCGGCCACGTCTCGCCCGAGGCCGCCGACGGCGGGCCCATGGCCCTGGTCCGCGAGGGCGACCTGATCGAGATCGACATCCCCGCCCGCGCCCTGAACCTGCTGGTGGAGCCCGCCGAACTGGACGCCCGCCGCAAGGCCCACGTGCCCCCGGCGCGCGAGATCGCCTCGCCGCTGCTGCGCCGCTACAGCCGCCTGGTGCAGAGCGCGGCCCAGGGCGCGCGCTACAAGGACGAATAAACCCACCGCCCGCTCCGGGCGGCCCTGCCTTCCGGCCCGCCCCTGGGGCACCCCGCGCGCGGGGTGCCCCAGGGGCGCCAGCCGTTGCCCCCAGGCCTCGGCCCCCCGGGCCGCACCGCGCGCCCTGTTGACCTCGCGCGTGATTCAAGCCCATACTGGCCGTGTGCTTTCACCAGGCCCCGCCACCGGACGGCGGCGGCCAGGAAGCACCCGGCTCCCCCGGCACCCCCGGGCAACAACGCACAAGGACGAACGCATGGCGCGCTGGGACGGCGAAGCGGTGGACCGCTACGAGGCGTGGTTCGAGACGCCCACCGGGGCCTTCGCCCTGGCCCAGGAGCGCGCGCTCCTGGAACGGCTGGTCTCCGCCTGGCCCCGGCGCGGGCACACCCTGCTGGACATCGGCTGCGGGCCGGGCGTGTTCATGAAGCTGTTCTGGGAGTCGGGCTTCGACGTCACCGGCCTGGACAGCTCGCCGGACATGCTCGGGGCCGCGCGGCGCAGGCTGGGGCCCCACGGCGCCTACCACCTGGGCCGCGCCGAGCACCTGCCCTTTGCCGACGACGAGTTCGACTACGCCACCCTGCTCACGGTGCTGGAATTCTGCGAAGACCCGGAGCTGGCCCTGCGCGAGGCCCGGCGTGTGGCGCGCTACGGGGTGCTGGTGTCGTTCCTGAACCGCTTCTCGTTCTACCACTACAGCCATGGCCGCGCCTGGCCCTGGCGCGGCTCGGGGCGGACCATCGAGGCCCGCTGGTACTCCTGCCTGGAAATGCGCCGCCTGGTGCTGGGCACCCTGGGGCCCAAGCAGTGGCAATGCGCCTCGGTGCTGCCCGGCCCGGTGTGGAGCTGGCGGTCCGGCGCGCCCTGGAGCGTGGTCAACCGCGTGGTCTACCCCCTGGGCCTGGGCGCCTACGGCGCCATCCGCGCCGACTTCACCAGCGAAAAGCCCCTGACCCCGCTGTACCTGCTGAGCAAGAACCCGGCCTGAGCCCCGCCGCGCCGCTACCAGCTCACAGGCAGGCGCACCGTCTGTTTGGCCTTGTTGGTGAACAGCACGTGCCCGTGCTCGCGGCCATACAGGAACAGGTCGCGGGTCACGGCCACGTCCTGGGTGCAGTAGGCGATGATCTCGTCCAGGCGGCCCTCTTTCCACCACGCCAGGGCCTGGAGCCCGTCGGCGGACTTCTGCGCGCCCAGGGTCGCCTTGGCCAGATGGTCCAGGGACAGGCGGTAGCCCAGGCGGGTATAGACGTGCTCGAGCATGTCGCAGGTGGCCAGGGCCGCCGGGTCGAAGTCCACCACCCCGCGCAGCACCGCGTAGTCGAAGCGCTTGATATTGAAGCCCACCACCAGCGGCAGGGCGGCCAGATCGCGCACCAGCTCGCCCAGCTCCTCCTGCACATAGGCCCGGGTCTGCCCGCTGCGCGAGTCGTACAGGCAGGCGCACGACACGCCCATGCGCTCCGCGCGGTGCCAGCCGCCGACCTCGGCGGCGGAGCGCCGGGTCTCCAGGTCGAACACACCGAAATGCCCGCTGGCCACGCCCGTGGCCGGGGTCTGCTGGCTGCTCATGGGCTCCTCCCGGCGCCGGGGCTCCGGCGCCGCCTGTTGCGCGGGTTGCACGGCGCGGGCGGGCTCCGGGGGGCCGCCTGCGGCCTCGAAGAAAAACGCGGGCGAAGGCAGGGCGCCGGGCACCACGGCACCGTCCGCGCCGCCCAGGCCGGGGCGCCCCCCAGGCCCGGCGGGCGCCCCGGGCATCAGGGCCGCCGCAGGAAGCGCCCCGGGCTCCCCAGGGTCCAGGGCCGCCCGGGCCTCGGCCAGGGCCGCGTCCACGTCCAGCGCCGGGGGCGGCGTGTCGCGGATGGCCTCCAGCAGGAAACGCGCCGCGCCCTTGTCGATGGGCCGGTTGCCCGAGCCGCATTTGGGCGAATGCACGCACGAGGGGCAGCCCGTTTCGCAGGGGCACGAGGCCACCACGTCCAGGGT
This is a stretch of genomic DNA from Desulfocurvus vexinensis DSM 17965. It encodes these proteins:
- the ilvD gene encoding dihydroxy-acid dehydratase, encoding MRSKQMTHGLEKAPHRSLLYALGLTREEMRRPIIGVCNSANEIVPGHIHLDTIAKAVKEGVRMAGGTPLEFPVIGVCDGLAMNHAGMHFSLPSREIIADSIEIMASAHPFDALVLIPNCDKVVPAMLMAALRLNIPAVVVSGGPMLAGSGGTDLITVFESVGRARRGEMTEAELDALEQCACPGCGSCAGMFTANSMNCLSETIGLALPGNGTIPAVTAERVRLAKTAGVRVMDLLEKNIRPRDIVTEKSVANAVTLDMALGCSTNTVLHLPAIFSEAGLALTLDIFDEVSARTPNLCKLSPAGPHHIDQLHRAGGIPAVMSELAKRDLLHLDAMTVTGQTLGENLRDLSAVVRDPEVIRPIDKPYSPRGGIAVLRGSLAPGGAVVKQSAVAPEMMRRTGPARVFDSEALASEAILGGAIKPGDVIIIRYEGPRGGPGMREMLSPTANIAGMGLGESVALITDGRFSGGTRGAAIGHVSPEAADGGPMALVREGDLIEIDIPARALNLLVEPAELDARRKAHVPPAREIASPLLRRYSRLVQSAAQGARYKDE
- a CDS encoding class I SAM-dependent methyltransferase — protein: MARWDGEAVDRYEAWFETPTGAFALAQERALLERLVSAWPRRGHTLLDIGCGPGVFMKLFWESGFDVTGLDSSPDMLGAARRRLGPHGAYHLGRAEHLPFADDEFDYATLLTVLEFCEDPELALREARRVARYGVLVSFLNRFSFYHYSHGRAWPWRGSGRTIEARWYSCLEMRRLVLGTLGPKQWQCASVLPGPVWSWRSGAPWSVVNRVVYPLGLGAYGAIRADFTSEKPLTPLYLLSKNPA